In one window of Xiphophorus hellerii strain 12219 chromosome 23, Xiphophorus_hellerii-4.1, whole genome shotgun sequence DNA:
- the LOC116713952 gene encoding N-acetyllactosaminide beta-1,3-N-acetylglucosaminyltransferase 2-like — MARRCCRLRNILICVCTPCCCLTALSIYAVVTISLQVNSMMLGHVPMVSPNLASPHFVAAGASRNGSSPSVPKTFWKRHLRSDALWNRLQRHVDRRFNPIVRKEKSDTLLERSSFDESLLPQSYFEVTGMDSVRENFERLPKQVGEFASNMHKRNYSILIRPDGECGAQSKQEKEPPLILFAIKSTALNFRNRQVIRQTWGRVGWVEGQSINSSDGDMGGGYIRRVFLLGKETPEDLGVDISHLLRAESKRHGDILQWDFKDTFFNLTLKDVLFWRWFSRHCSKPLFVLKGDDDVFINTPKLISYLQDQLEEHRSRNTLHEFMVGEVIGSALPNRVRRSKYFIPEGFYRGLYPMYAGGGGVVYSGELARRLHNISKTIHLFPIDDVYVGMCMIRLNAHPVHHPAFCTFDFTEKEEAQPCSYHTILLVHKRSPREVVDLWANLKDTREQCQDVPLRAVEKKKQRATPPPSV; from the coding sequence ATGGCACGACGCTGCTGTCGCTTGAGAAACATCTTGATCTGCGTGTGTACGCCATGCTGCTGCCTGACCGCGCTCTCCATCTACGCCGTCGTCACCATTTCCCTGCAAGTGAATTCAATGATGTTGGGACACGTCCCCATGGTCTCCCCAAATCTGGCGAGCCCCCATTTTGTAGCCGCGGGTGCTTCGAGAAATGGCAGCAGTCCCTCCGTCCCTAAAACCTTCTGGAAACGACATCTGCGAAGCGATGCCTTGTGGAACCGGCTCCAACGGCACGTCGACCGCCGTTTCAACCCCATCGTCCGCAAAGAAAAGTCCGACACGTTGTTAGAACGAAGTAGCTTTGACGAGTCTCTGCTGCCCCAAAGCTACTTTGAAGTTACGGGCATGGACAGCGTGAGGGAGAACTTTGAGAGACTACCAAAGCAGGTAGGAGAATTTGCGAGCAACATGCACAAGAGGAACTACTCTATCCTCATCCGACCAGATGGAGAGTGTGGAGCTCAGTCAAAGCAGGAGAAGGAGCCTCCGCTGATTCTCTTTGCCATCAAGTCAACGGCGCTAAACTTCAGGAACCGACAGGTCATTCGACAGACTTGGGGTCGGGTGGGATGGGTGGAGGGACAGAGCATCAACAGCAGCGACGGTGATATGGGCGGAGGATACATCCGAAGGGTATTCTTACTGGGCAAAGAAACCCCAGAAGACCTGGGTGTAGACATATCCCATTTACTAAGAGCAGAAAGTAAGCGTCACGGAGACATTCTGCAGTGGGATTTCAAAGACACTTTTTTCAACCTGACTTTGAAGGACGTGCTCTTCTGGCGCTGGTTCTCACGCCACTGCAGTAAGCCTCTCTTTGTCTTGAAGGGAGACGATGACGTCTTTATCAACACCCCAAAGCTGATCAGCTACCTCCAGGATCAGCTAGAGGAGCACAGATCCCGCAACACCCTGCATGAGTTCATGGTCGGCGAGGTGATAGGGTCTGCTTTACCCAATCGAGTGAGGAGATCAAAGTATTTTATCCCAGAGGGCTTCTACAGGGGGCTCTACCCCATGTACGCGGGCGGAGGAGGGGTGGTGTACTCGGGCGAGTTGGCTCGACGCCTGCACAACATCTCTAAAACAATTCACCTGTTTCCTATTGACGACGTCTACGTCGGAATGTGCATGATTCGGCTCAACGCCCATCCCGTCCACCACCCAGCTTTCTGCACCTTCGACTTCACCGAGAAGGAAGAGGCACAGCCGTGTTCGTACCACACCATCCTTCTGGTCCACAAGCGAAGCCCCAGAGAAGTAGTCGACCTGTGGGCCAACCTGAAAGACACGAGAGAACAATGTCAGGATGTACCTCTGAGGGCGGTcgagaagaaaaaacagagagcAACGCCACCACCGAGTGTTTAA